The sequence TAAGAAATCATTGTCAAGCGTTATCCTTTCCAAGCGCGAGCCCGAAAAGAATAAGGAGTATGGCCTTGGAACATTAATTAAATTCATCTCCTCCTTTAATGCCGCGGAGTGGAAATTGATGGTTACCGGTCTCGCCGTTTCCATTATAAGTGGAGCTGGACAGCCGACTATGGCAGTCTTCTTTTCAAAGTGCATCTCCACCCTGGCCCTACCGCCGCCACTTTATGACAAGCTTAGAAGCGATGCAAACTTTTGGTGCCTGATGTTCTTGATGTTGGGAATCGTCATGTTCTTCTCCTACAGTATCCAAGGATCTCTTTTCGCATACTGCTCCGAAAAATTAATTTATAGAGCAAGAAGCAAAGCTTTCAGGTCAATGCTTCGACAAGATATCGCATTCTTTGACGTGGACGAAAACAGCACCGGAGCTCTGACGTCCTTCCTATCAACTGAGACCAAGCACTTGTCTGGCATTAGTGGAGTGACCCTCGGAACCATCCTGATGGTTACCACAACTCTTGCTGCATCTATGGTAGTGGGTCTCGCAATTGGATGGAAAGTTGCCCTTGTTTGCATTTCCTGCGTCCCAGTTTTACTGGCCTGCGGATTCTATAGGTTCTGGATTCTGGCAGCATTTCAGAGGAGAGCTAAAAAGGCGTACGAAGCCTCCGCTAGCTACGCTTGTGAAGCGACATCTGCCATACGCACTGTGGCCTCTCTAACTCGTGAACCCGACGTCTCCGGAACATATCATGGTCAGTTGGTTGTACAGGGAAAGAAGAGTTTAGTGTCCATTTTGAAGTCTTCGACCCTCTACGCGGCCTCGCAGTCCTTCATGTTCTTTGTCCTCGCTCTTGGATTCTGGTATGGTGGGACGCTGTTGGGCAAGGGCGAATATACGCTGTTCCAGTTCTTCCTGGCATTTTCAGAAGTTATTTTTGGTGCTCAATCTGCCGGAAccgtcttttcttttgcgCCTGATATGGGTAAGGCGAAGAGTGCTGCGGCAGATTTCAAAAAGTTGTTTGATCGAAGACCTCCAATCGATACTCTCTCTAAAGAGGGCGATGATGTGGAGCATATTGAAGGAACAATTGAGTTCCGCGATGTGCATTTCAGATACCCAACACGACCTGAACAACCTGTGTTGCGCGGCCTTAATCTTAGCGTCAAACCAGGGCAGTATGTCGCGCTGGTCGGACCCAGCGGATGTGGAAAGAGTACAACGATTGCCCTGCTTGAACGGTTCTATGACACTCTGTCTGGGGGTGTCTATGTTGATGGAACCGACATCACACGGTGGAACGTGAGTGCCTATAGAAGCTTTTTGGCTCTTGTCAGCCAGGAACCCACCCTCTACCAGGGTAGTATCAGAGATAACATCCTTCTGGGAATAACCGAGGACGACGTGCCTGAAGAAGCCATTATTGAAGCCTGCAAAGCTGCAAACATTTATGATTTCATCATGTCGCTTCCGTAAGTTTCCCCGGGCTTTCTTACTACGGAGCCCCTTGTCAAACTAACTTTTTCGCTAGCGACGGTTTCTCCACGCTTGTGGGAAGCAAAGGCAGCATGCTCTCTGGAGGGCAAAAGCAGCGTATCGCCATTGCCCGCGCTCTGATTCGAGACCCTAAAATCCTGCTCCTTGACGAAGCGACGTCTGCTCTTGACTCAGAATCTGAGAAGGTTGTGCAGGTTGCTCTTGACGCGGCCGCCAAGGGCCGTACCACCATTGCTGTCGCCCATCGACTGAGCACAATCCAAAAGGCGGACGTTATTTATGTCTTCGACCAGGGCCGTATAACGGAGAGCGGTACGCATTCGGAATTACTCGCAAAGAAAGGACGTTATTATGAGCTCGTGCACATGCAGAGTCTGGGCAAAACTCATTGAGCAGCATGCTTTCTTATCTGATGGGTATTTGACATTTGGTGCTCTTTGCGTACGATACCCTTCGACtcatattttatatataccCGGTTTTCTTCACGTGTATATTTTGGAATTACTTTTTGATTTCGATTTCgtcttttttccttctcttttcttttccttttttttttttttttttttttttttttttgataaGTGGACATTTGAGGAATGCTCCTCTGGTACTTCATACTGGTCCTCATTTGCATAATAGACAGACTAGATCTTCCCTTCTTTAATCTCCTCTCCCGGGCCTTTGTATACAGCCCCATGAACATGAAAAGTTTTTCGAGTCAACGATTTCCGGATGTTTCTATCCCCGGCTTGcctccttctctcttttACCCCACTTACGATTGTACGTAGTGAGTATGCCTTGTCGATATAGTCCCAATCACCCGTCATGGAAGCACCAGTACTCAAGTAACCCTTATTTTCCCTCTGGGCAGGATGGCCGTTGGTCCGCTTCATGATGCGATTGGCTTGACAACTCCTACGCCAAGAAATGGCTCCCGTTGAGGCTGGTGAAGATTGTGGCTGGAGACCCCGTTTTCAGCCTCAATTCGATTCAGCCTCGCCGCTGCGGACGTGCAAGACGCTCTCAGTCTGTTCGGTTCAGTCGAGTGGCAAAGTGTTGGTATGCGAAGGCAGATTCCAACACCGATTTGAGGGGAAACGGGACTCTTCCGCTCGGGGACCGGAGTCTGTGCTGAGCTCCAACCCTTGTCGCATGGGTTGCTAGTTACATACCAATGCCGTGAAGCAGCACCTCGTGATGTCAACTTCAGGCTGCAAAGGGTGAAGGATCCGCCTTGGTTGGCATCAAGGATTCTTCTATTTAACCACTTCATGTTTCCTCACTGAGGTCTCCCAAATGCAAGTCTGACCCACGGAAAGTTATCAAATCATTGAGTTTCCTGAGCTGAGCTGGGAAACCGATATATATTGCGGCATACTCGCGCCCAAGGTACATACCTACCATCACCATATATTATATtgctctctttttccttgtGCATCTACCATTCAAATTCAATGTCTTATATCCGGGATTGTCCCGAATTTCGCCTAAGCCGCTCCGACTCCAAGGATCCTTTCACGACCTGCCAAGGTGTGAGATCCGACGGTCAAAAATGTCGCAGAACAGTCATATCTGCGAAGGATGTCTCCAAGAAGGAGGCTGCCGCTACACAGGCGAGTGCTATGACCGCTGGAAAGACCGAGATACaagcagagaagctgttTTGTTGGCAACATAAACACCAAGCCTCGTCGTTTAAATCGAAGGTTGCTGCTATTCCTGCTGCGCTGGAATTACGGAAGAGATCGAGCATTGATACCATCGTTGAGAGAGTCGGATTACTGACTGTGAACGATGGGGGTGCTACAAAGGCTAAAGATTCGCAACCTACGGAATCTCAAAATACATTCACTTtatatcaagaaataaaGAGGACCCAGAATCCTACCAAGCATCGAAGGAAGCCAACCACCCCGCTACAACCGCTGAAAAATGAAAACGAGCTGCAAATCCCGGCTACATCTGCTTCTAAGAAGAAGCCGAGCGCCAGAAGGCGATTGGTTTGCTTCCTTACAGGTGGTGACGATAGTGACACTCCGGAATTAAACGTTCGTCGACGAACTCAACACGTTAGATCTGCCTCTCATTCAGAAACCAGGGTTGTGAGGACTCCACCCAGATACCAGTATCAGCATGCGAAAAGGCCTACGACTACCGATAATAAAACCTCGAGACGTCACTCTGACATTAGCCTTCAAAGTCGACAATCCGAATCCCGTCAACGCAGCCAAAGACAAAGTATGCCATCTCATGTACCGAGTTCTCAAAGGCCAACTATGCTAGTAAATCCAACTACCTCTTCATCCCAAACCCAATCTCTACTCTCCTGGATTCCCACAACCTTATCACCGGAGACAACGTCGAAACTTCTTCAGAAGCTTTCTGAACCGCTTTCTCCATCTGAAGAATGGGGATATATCTATATATACTGTGTGACACCACAAAAGACGGTCCCTTCAGCAGATGTCCTCCCCTCCCTTATCCCACACCGTGGAGAGATTTGTCCCCCAACCCCAGAAATCTTGCGCTCAGCAGGAATTTCGCCAAATCGAACTCAGATGCACAACTGCAAGGCGAATACTATAACCCTTAAGATAGGGCGCGCAGTTAACGTATCTCGTCGTCTAACACAGCAATGCGCACAAAATCTGACCTTGGTTCGATATTATCCATATTCTCCATCTTCGTCTTCAACAAATTCACCACCTCCCCGAAAGGCGCCAAATGTTCATAGATTGGAAAGACTGATACATATTGAGCTGAATAATCGGCGGTTCAAGTTACAAGATCCCTGTGGACACTGTGGGAAGAGGCATCAGGAGTATTTTGAGATCGAGGCAAATACCGAGCATTTACGGATGGTAGATGAGTGTGTCCGAAGATGGGTACGGTTTAGTGAGCTAGATCCAGGCAGATGACCATCGAGCATGGATAGAGGCAATATTAGAACTTGAACCGGGCTGATAAACTTCAGATTTAAGTATTTCAACTGCCTATAAAAATCTTTTGCTATGAATTTTGGGACTCAATTATAAAGAAAGTCCTGGAAGCAGTCTCGAACATATGTGTCGACACCAGAATGGCTGCATTTGCGCGGCCGCCGTCTCGCAAAATTCATCCACTGAAGCTGCTTTGAGAGGTGCCAGCATTGTCATGCAGAATCGAGGAAACCTTAGGGCAAGATAATGCATCGCGCATCCGACTGAGTAGTCCATGGAAGCCCGCTCGATGTATCATCTCGATTAACTAGCCAACCGAATCGTCTCGACTCGCCCGTTTCGCAGGTGATATTTTTGCAAAAGCTCGGTTGGCCCCCAGATTCTATGCTATGCCACACTCCGCACCGGCGGATATAATTGACCCCATATTGCCGCGAGGAGCGGATTTTATCATGGATGCTGTGGTATTATGGCCGTTCTCAACCGCAAGGTCCCACGCTGTTCGGCCATTATGGTCTTTGACATCTTAGATGCCATGCCTTCTACGATCAGCATACGAGTGAGAGCTTCAAGGCCATTGCTAGCGGCTAGATGTAGTGCTGTTTGTCCGGAACTATCCTTGGCCTCCAGATCAGCCTTGCCTTCAACAATTAGCATTCGTGCAGCCATTTCATGATTCTTGTGGGCTGCTAGGTGCAGGGCAGTCTGTTCATTGTGGTCTTTGATCTCTACATTAGCTTTGAAGTCAACAATAAGCATCTGCGCCATTGTGTCGAGTCCGTTGCGGGCACTTATGTGAAGCGCCCTTGCGTCTCATGGTCTGGTGCATCGACATTGGCGTTCCCTTTGGACATTAGCATACGAGCAACTTCCTCGTGGCTGTTGTGAATAGCTAGGTGTAATGTTGTTTGGCTACAGTTGTCTTTAGCATCAATATCCGCCTTGAAGTCAAAGATGAGCCTGTTCGCGGTTGACTCAAAGCCACTGTCAGCAGCCAAGTGCAGTGCTGCCTGCCCATAATGGTCCTTCAGGTCAACTTTAGCATCGCCTTTGGTAATGAGCACCTTTACCGTTGAATTATGGCCGTGTTGGGCAGCCAGGTGCAGTAGAGTTCGCCCATTGCTGTCTCTACTCTCAATACTAGCCCCAAAGTCAGTCACAAGCATGCATGCAATGGTATCATAACCATTGCGCGTTGCCAAGTGTAATGCTGTCAGCTCATTGTGATCTTGAGCATCAGGTTCAGCCTTACCCTCAGAGATGAGGATGCATGCAGACTCCTGGTGGCCATTATTGACTGCTAGATGCAATGCTGTCTGGCCATAGTTGTCTATTTCGTCAACATCAACTGTACTCTCAGTCACAAGCACACGTACTACAGCTTCATGGCCTTTTTCGGCAGTTCACCTTGACAGACTTGTTAAATGACTTTAGTCAGGGTCGATAAGTAGATCAACAACCGAGGAAGCCCTCTCGCAACGCAGACAGGTCTACGCATGTCTTCTTCTCTAACAGGCgtccctttttctttgccGTCTTCGAAAAGTCATTTTCCGTACAAGTTAAGACGTCCAGTCTCAGTGATGAGCAGTTGGCTAAAGCCTTTGCCCCTACCCGATTGTAACACCAAATCCTTAATACCTTATCAAAAAGATAATGGCCATAAAAAGGTACGCCCGTCCGATATCCGATGGAGGCCTCCAACACACGTGATGACCTTATTGCAAGGCCACAGCCACACGGGGAAAATTCAAGTATCTCTCACCTCCCGAACCCCAAATAACCGTTAACACTTTTTTCGACCCCTTCGTCGCCGTATCTTCCCAGACATGACAAGCTAACTCAAGCTTAAGCCGGGAGAGGGCGTTCTGTCAAACAGCAACACAAAGATCACAAGCTGCGAGTATGCTGTGGCTTGCAACTAGATAGGTTAAAGCTAACATGACGGCGGAGACGTTTGGAATGGTAGATGCCAATTCCGACAGATCCTTGAAAGATTATACAGCTTGTTTAGTAGAGAGATGGGGTCATTGCGGTAATCGCCATTGTTGACCACATAGATGCCACAATGCATAACAATTAATTTTGAGCTGCAGGGGGGGATTCATGTGCAGCCAACTCGTTGTGATGGTGCCTTTTTGGCCTTCGTGCTCCTTTTGTGCATGGTGGTTAACCAGCTATGTCAACAGCTTTTGTATAGGTAGAGGTATAACCCGCGAAGCTCATCCAAGAAAAAGACTCGGCTTCCAAACCTTTCTGGTCTGTGGCAGACCCGTCAAATAAGCGTCAGCCATCTGGGCATCTTTTTTCTTGCCTTATGTATCGCGATAGCCGCGGCATCAAAGCTCCTGCTTCAGGCTCCAGGTCAACGGTGACTGGGCCAGATAAGGCTCTCGTATTGCACACGCAGCTATGGAGGAGTTATACGAGTTCTCCTCGTGGGGCATTAGTATTTGTCAGCTCCTTCATCAGTGAATCCTTTGCCCGCATCTCTCCTTAAATAGACACACTAGGGTGTGATGTTTGAAGGGTGAAAGCTGCTCGTTCGTCTCAAGTCCGACCCGACCGAAGCACAGGCTGGGGAACATCCTGATCTACGTCCGGTACATTGATACATTTATCTATGCAGTATTAAACTCAACGCAAAGTCGAGAAAGACATTCAAAAGGGAACCAACCAACCAATCTTCAAAAGCCACTATGGAAGGACGATGCCAATGCTCCCAGGTCCGCTTTACCACTCCGCTGCCGAGGCCGCTTCAAATCTACATCTGCCACTGCACAGAATGCCGACATCAATCTTCGTCCTCGTACGGTCTGACTGCCATCTTTCCCCAGTTCGACATTCCGGCGCCTCAAGCAGATAGTGACAGCCCAGATGCCACTCCGCCAGCGGGGATAGGCTTGTACACGCGGCCCACTTTGTCCGGCAGGCAGCTTGAATGCTTGTTTTGCAAAAATTGCGGATCTAGACTGATGCATAGGGCTCGGGGCGACAGGACATTAAGCGTGAAAGCTGGGTGCTTGATTGGTTTAAGTAAAGAGCTCATGAAGGACGCGGTTCATATCTGGTGTAAAGAAGCGGTAACCGAGATTCCGGACGGAGTGGAAAGGTTCGAGGAGGAACCAGATGGCGGGTCTCTGCAGTAACTCAACCTTCGTTTGTGGGATTGTGGGCCTGCATGGTGACAAGCATGCGAACAACATGCTGCTAAACTAAATGAATATGGGGTGGAATAACGCGGGGTTCAAGGAGAGGAATTCAGATGTGTCGTCGTTGAGCAGTTGAATCAATGTGATTTTAAAGGCAATGCATTCTTGGGTTTTCTctactccatacggagtactccgtactctcTCTTGAATTGATTGGTGTTTAGGGCTGGACAAGAAGCACGATGACGCCTTCGAAAAAAACCAACATTAGGAGCCGCTTGGTGAGCTGCGTTCTTGAGAAACATTAAATCCTCCCACACATTCTCACTGCAACTTAATCGTCAATCACCACAATCAAGTCGGAAGGGCATTCTTGAACTCATTCGCAAGTCATGGCCGTCAATTCTACCTCTACTAAGCAGCCCTCAATCCTATCCACGATATTGCTCAGGCTCCAAGCCATGCTCGCTGCTATCACTTCCACCCTGATCTCCCTCCTCGACCAAATAATACCTTCATGCCGTCGCGAGGAAATTACTTCAAGGGCTTATGCTTTTAGTCGGAGCAGGCCATTACTGGCATCCTTTCTTGCCTCCCAGCTAGTTTTCTGTGGAGTACCGCTCTCCTTGCTATTCCTCCACGTCGCCAGCGtgctctttttctccttcgcGACCGCCATTGTCATTGGGTCAATATGTGCACTTTTGTTTACTGCCGTGTGTGTGGGACTGGCATTGCTTGTGCTGATACCTATATTGATGGTCACCTCATTTGTGGGGCTTACGGTGTGGTTCTGGGCATTGTTGGGATGGTATATTCTCGGCTGGACCGGGTTGCTAGAACAGCGGCATATATCAAAGATGGGAgttgaaaaaagagagaagagtgATGGTGAGACTGGGGCAGTC is a genomic window of Coccidioides posadasii str. Silveira chromosome 3, complete sequence containing:
- a CDS encoding uncharacterized protein (EggNog:ENOG410PKDB~COG:S~BUSCO:7645at33183), whose amino-acid sequence is MSYIRDCPEFRLSRSDSKDPFTTCQGVRSDGQKCRRTVISAKDVSKKEAAATQASAMTAGKTEIQAEKLFCWQHKHQASSFKSKVAAIPAALELRKRSSIDTIVERVGLLTVNDGGATKAKDSQPTESQNTFTLYQEIKRTQNPTKHRRKPTTPLQPLKNENELQIPATSASKKKPSARRRLVCFLTGGDDSDTPELNVRRRTQHVRSASHSETRVVRTPPRYQYQHAKRPTTTDNKTSRRHSDISLQSRQSESRQRSQRQSMPSHVPSSQRPTMLVNPTTSSSQTQSLLSWIPTTLSPETTSKLLQKLSEPLSPSEEWGYIYIYCVTPQKTVPSADVLPSLIPHRGEICPPTPEILRSAGISPNRTQMHNCKANTITLKIGRAVNVSRRLTQQCAQNLTLVRYYPYSPSSSSTNSPPPRKAPNVHRLERLIHIELNNRRFKLQDPCGHCGKRHQEYFEIEANTEHLRMVDECVRRWVRFSELDPGR